One Ignavibacterium album JCM 16511 genomic region harbors:
- a CDS encoding Glu/Leu/Phe/Val family dehydrogenase — protein MESYNSFNVAKQQILEAARLLNLDKATVDLLITPQLETSFTIPVRMDNGDVKIFQAWRIQYNNARGPAKGGIRFHPEETVDTIRALACWMTWKTAVVDLPLGGAKGGVRCNPKEMSELELERLSRGYVRAITPLLGVDVDVPAPDVYTNPQTMAWMMDEYETIFFKHSPGVFTDKPLQVGGTEGRRDATARGGVICVREACKAYGFDPTKDYAIQGFGNAGQRAALLHQEILGGGKLVAVSDSKAAIYNKNGFNPTELVQHKLKTGSVANFPGSEKIPHEELLQLNVEILYPAALENAIHSENADKIKAKVVCELANGPTTPEADLILFDKGVHVIPDILASAGGVTVSYFEMVQDKTLYFWDEDEVHRRLDKKMYLAYHRVNEAIKEKKTHPRLAAMLVGVARVAQACKLRGWV, from the coding sequence ATGGAATCATATAACTCCTTCAATGTTGCGAAACAACAGATTCTTGAAGCTGCAAGATTGTTAAATCTCGACAAAGCTACAGTTGATTTATTGATTACCCCCCAACTTGAAACAAGTTTTACTATTCCGGTTCGTATGGACAACGGCGATGTAAAAATATTTCAGGCATGGCGAATTCAATACAACAATGCGCGTGGTCCAGCTAAAGGTGGAATAAGATTTCATCCCGAAGAAACTGTAGATACAATCAGAGCACTTGCTTGCTGGATGACTTGGAAAACTGCCGTAGTCGATCTACCGCTTGGTGGTGCTAAAGGAGGTGTGAGATGTAATCCGAAGGAAATGTCAGAACTCGAGCTTGAAAGATTATCGCGTGGATATGTAAGAGCAATAACACCTCTTCTCGGTGTTGATGTTGATGTTCCGGCACCGGATGTTTACACAAATCCGCAGACTATGGCCTGGATGATGGATGAATATGAAACGATTTTCTTTAAACATAGTCCCGGTGTTTTTACTGATAAACCATTGCAGGTTGGTGGAACTGAAGGAAGACGAGATGCAACGGCTCGTGGTGGAGTTATTTGTGTTCGCGAAGCTTGTAAAGCTTATGGGTTTGATCCGACAAAGGATTATGCAATTCAGGGATTCGGGAATGCTGGTCAAAGAGCAGCTTTATTGCATCAAGAAATTCTTGGTGGAGGAAAACTTGTTGCAGTGAGTGATTCAAAAGCTGCTATCTATAATAAAAATGGTTTTAATCCGACTGAATTAGTCCAACACAAATTAAAAACCGGCTCCGTAGCAAATTTCCCCGGTTCAGAAAAAATACCACACGAAGAATTATTACAACTCAATGTCGAGATACTCTACCCTGCGGCTCTGGAGAATGCGATACATTCTGAAAATGCAGATAAAATAAAAGCTAAAGTTGTATGTGAACTTGCAAATGGTCCAACTACTCCCGAAGCGGATTTGATATTATTTGACAAAGGAGTTCACGTAATTCCTGATATTCTGGCCAGCGCTGGTGGAGTTACGGTTTCTTACTTCGAAATGGTGCAGGATAAAACTCTTTATTTCTGGGATGAAGATGAGGTTCATAGACGACTTGATAAGAAAATGTATCTGGCTTATCACAGAGTGAATGAAGCAATAAAGGAAAAGAAAACTCATCCAAGATTGGCTGCAATGTTAGTAGGTGTTGCAAGGGTTGCACAAGCTTGTAAACTTCGTGGTTGGGTTTAA
- a CDS encoding PEP/pyruvate-binding domain-containing protein produces the protein MNAKEQLEKSPDALWVEHGYGQRFQGFQNLMRLRIRDILLVSSLYDLYLFEEDGRLYELIRNEYQGLNLSHSPELTRVSSGTEAISLAQEESRFDLIITTLHIEDMHPLNFAKLVKKAGLNIPIVLLAHDNKELKYLLINPEINVFDKVFIWQGDFRIIISIIKFLEDRMNVEHDSKIVGVQNVIYIEDDIRYYSSLLPIIYTEMLKQSQRLISEGINLSHKFLRMRARPKILLCSNYEEAKEYFEKYKELCLGIISDIDFPRNGMPDPEAGIKFAAEIKIEMSDIPVLLMSTNPVNQSLAYSVGASFLIKDSPTLIFDLRQFMNQYFSFGDFIFRLPDGTEVGRASDLKQLEEVLKTIPAESIKFHAERNHFSNWLKARTEFWLAHQLRPRKVSDYPTVEDLRKDLINSLHFYRMSRQRGIITDFNKETFDPESSFARIGGGSLGGKARGLGFVNTLINDYNLREQFEEVIIYVPPAVVLGTEVFDQFLDENNLREFALQCDDDSEITKRFIEAEKFPEDVLGDLAAFLQLVHTPLAVRSSSLLEDSQYHPFAGVYETYMIPNNQANPLVRLNDLLMTIKRVYASTFYQAAKNYIKVTSYRLEEEKMAVIIQKMIGSRYENRFYPHISGVAKSYNFYPLPPQKPNDGIVSVALGLGKWVVDGGETIRFCPKYPKDLIQFYSAKDAIDRTQKSFYALKLDDTNRFIETTHDTLVETFDLSVAEKDGALNYVGGTYSKENDVIYDGISRPGVRIVTFGQILKNKTFPLAEIIELLLDMGTWGMGTPVEIEFAINLQPNKDKKREFGLLQMRPLVVHQEVQEFDINSIKKEKILCSSNKVLGNGIINDIYDIVVVDIQKFERAKSREAVQEVAYFNKILLQENRPYLLVGVGRWGSLDPWLGIPVNWSQIAGAKAIVETNFKDMAVEPSQGSHFFQNITSFMIGYFTINDLKEDGYFDWDWILNKPAVEEKQFTKLIRFKNPLTIKMNGQQSKGIILKPEDSIE, from the coding sequence ATGAATGCTAAAGAACAATTAGAAAAATCACCTGATGCTCTTTGGGTAGAACACGGCTACGGACAAAGGTTTCAGGGGTTTCAGAATCTTATGCGGCTTCGTATAAGAGATATTCTGCTTGTTTCTTCTCTTTATGATTTGTATCTGTTTGAAGAAGACGGAAGACTTTATGAATTAATTCGAAATGAATATCAGGGTTTAAATCTTTCCCACTCACCGGAATTAACAAGAGTATCTTCGGGCACAGAAGCAATTAGTCTCGCTCAGGAAGAAAGCCGCTTTGATTTGATAATTACCACTCTGCATATAGAAGATATGCATCCTCTGAATTTTGCTAAGCTGGTTAAGAAAGCCGGATTGAATATTCCCATTGTACTCCTGGCACACGATAATAAAGAATTAAAATATCTTTTGATAAATCCTGAGATAAATGTATTCGATAAAGTTTTTATATGGCAGGGAGATTTCAGAATTATCATATCAATTATAAAATTTTTAGAAGACCGGATGAATGTTGAACACGACAGTAAAATTGTCGGCGTTCAGAATGTAATCTATATCGAGGATGATATTCGTTATTATTCTTCTCTTCTGCCAATTATCTACACCGAAATGCTCAAACAATCTCAACGGCTCATTTCCGAGGGAATTAATCTTTCTCACAAATTTCTCAGAATGCGGGCCAGACCAAAGATTTTGTTATGCTCAAACTATGAAGAGGCAAAAGAATATTTTGAAAAGTACAAAGAGCTCTGTTTGGGAATTATCTCAGATATAGATTTCCCGCGAAACGGTATGCCTGACCCGGAAGCAGGAATAAAATTTGCTGCGGAGATTAAAATAGAAATGAGTGATATTCCGGTTTTATTAATGTCCACAAATCCTGTAAATCAATCTCTGGCATATTCGGTAGGAGCATCATTTCTTATCAAAGATTCTCCCACTCTCATATTCGACCTCAGGCAATTTATGAATCAATATTTCAGTTTCGGAGATTTTATTTTCCGTTTGCCTGATGGTACTGAAGTGGGAAGAGCATCTGACTTAAAACAACTCGAAGAAGTATTAAAAACTATTCCGGCAGAAAGTATAAAGTTTCATGCGGAAAGGAATCATTTTTCAAATTGGCTTAAAGCACGAACAGAATTCTGGCTTGCTCATCAGCTTCGTCCAAGAAAGGTTTCGGATTATCCCACAGTTGAAGATTTACGGAAAGATTTGATTAATTCTTTGCATTTCTACCGTATGAGCAGACAGCGTGGAATTATCACCGATTTCAATAAAGAAACTTTTGATCCTGAAAGTAGTTTTGCAAGAATAGGCGGCGGTTCTTTGGGTGGAAAGGCGAGAGGTTTGGGTTTTGTTAACACTTTAATCAACGATTATAATCTTCGTGAACAATTTGAAGAAGTCATTATTTATGTTCCGCCGGCAGTTGTTCTCGGCACTGAAGTTTTCGATCAATTCCTTGATGAAAATAATTTAAGAGAATTTGCCCTCCAGTGTGATGATGATTCCGAAATAACCAAACGATTTATTGAAGCAGAAAAATTTCCGGAAGATGTGTTGGGCGACCTTGCTGCATTTCTTCAGTTGGTTCACACTCCGCTTGCAGTCCGCTCCTCAAGCTTACTTGAAGATTCACAATACCATCCTTTTGCCGGAGTTTATGAAACTTATATGATTCCAAACAATCAGGCAAATCCTCTTGTAAGGTTAAATGATTTGCTTATGACAATCAAAAGAGTTTACGCCTCAACATTTTATCAGGCTGCTAAAAATTATATCAAAGTTACTTCATATCGTCTTGAAGAAGAAAAAATGGCAGTAATAATTCAGAAAATGATAGGGAGCAGATACGAAAACAGATTTTATCCCCACATATCAGGAGTTGCAAAATCATATAATTTTTATCCGCTCCCACCTCAAAAGCCAAATGATGGAATTGTTTCTGTTGCTTTGGGATTGGGTAAATGGGTAGTTGATGGTGGTGAAACAATCCGCTTTTGCCCCAAATATCCTAAAGATTTAATTCAGTTTTATTCAGCTAAGGATGCAATTGACAGAACTCAAAAAAGTTTTTATGCACTGAAACTTGATGATACAAACAGATTTATAGAAACAACTCATGACACACTGGTTGAAACATTTGACCTTTCTGTTGCAGAGAAAGATGGAGCACTTAATTATGTTGGAGGCACTTACTCAAAAGAAAATGATGTAATTTATGATGGCATTTCCAGACCGGGAGTTAGGATAGTAACCTTTGGTCAGATTCTTAAAAACAAAACTTTTCCACTTGCTGAAATAATTGAATTATTGCTTGATATGGGAACATGGGGAATGGGAACACCGGTTGAGATTGAGTTTGCCATAAATCTTCAACCGAACAAAGATAAAAAAAGAGAATTTGGTTTGTTGCAAATGAGACCTCTTGTTGTCCATCAGGAAGTGCAGGAGTTTGACATTAACTCAATCAAGAAAGAAAAAATTCTCTGTTCCAGCAATAAAGTACTTGGTAACGGAATTATAAATGATATTTATGATATAGTTGTTGTTGATATTCAAAAATTTGAAAGAGCTAAAAGCCGCGAAGCAGTACAGGAGGTTGCATACTTTAATAAAATTTTACTTCAGGAAAACAGACCTTACTTACTCGTTGGAGTCGGCAGATGGGGCTCGCTTGATCCCTGGTTGGGCATTCCTGTTAACTGGAGTCAGATAGCAGGAGCTAAAGCTATTGTTGAGACAAATTTCAAGGACATGGCAGTGGAACCTTCTCAGGGGTCACACTTCTTCCAGAATATAACTTCTTTTATGATTGGTTATTTTACTATTAATGATTTAAAGGAAGATGGCTATTTCGATTGGGATTGGATTCTGAATAAACCAGCAGTAGAGGAAAAACAATTCACAAAGCTGATAAGATTCAAAAACCCACTCACCATTAAAATGAACGGGCAGCAAAGTAAAGGAATAATTTTGAAACCGGAGGATTCAATTGAGTGA
- the gdhA gene encoding NADP-specific glutamate dehydrogenase produces MSDYVNELMAMVKAKHPGEPEFHQAVMEVAESLALLFEKHPEYRTAKILERIIEPERVIIFRVPWVDDQGEININIGYRVEMNSAIGPYKGGLRFHPSVNLGILKFLAFEQVFKNSLTTLPMGGGKGGSDFDPKGKSDLKIMRFCQAFMSELFRHIGPNTDVPAGDIGVGGREIGYLFGQYKKLRNEFSGVLTGKGLNWGGSLIRPEATGYGAVYFASEMLATKGKTLEGKVCLVSGSGNVAQYTCEKLIELGAKPVTLSDSNGYIYDEEGIDREKLKFVMEMKNVRRGRIKEYTDKYKHAVYTPTDPNLDYNPLWNHKADCAFPSATQNEINGKDAQNLVKNGVFCVSEGANMPTTPDGVNIFLDNGILYGPGKAANAGGVAVSGLEMAQNSMRYSWTREEVDNRLKLIMKTIHRTCYDIAERFGTPGNYVNGANIGGFLKVADAMIDQGVV; encoded by the coding sequence ATGTCTGACTATGTAAATGAACTGATGGCAATGGTTAAAGCCAAACATCCGGGCGAACCCGAATTCCATCAGGCGGTAATGGAAGTTGCAGAATCATTGGCGCTTCTTTTCGAAAAACATCCCGAATACAGAACCGCAAAAATACTTGAACGCATTATTGAACCCGAAAGAGTAATAATCTTTCGCGTTCCGTGGGTTGATGATCAGGGAGAGATTAACATAAATATAGGGTATAGAGTTGAGATGAACAGTGCAATTGGTCCTTACAAAGGCGGTTTAAGATTTCATCCTTCTGTTAATCTCGGAATATTAAAATTTCTTGCCTTCGAACAAGTCTTTAAAAATTCATTAACAACTTTACCAATGGGTGGTGGAAAAGGAGGAAGTGATTTTGATCCAAAGGGAAAAAGTGATTTGAAAATAATGAGATTCTGCCAGGCATTTATGAGTGAGTTGTTCCGTCATATCGGACCAAATACTGATGTTCCTGCAGGTGATATCGGCGTTGGTGGGCGTGAGATAGGTTATCTTTTCGGACAGTACAAGAAACTAAGAAATGAATTTTCCGGAGTTCTTACCGGAAAAGGATTGAATTGGGGTGGCTCTCTAATTCGTCCGGAAGCAACTGGTTACGGAGCTGTTTACTTCGCATCTGAAATGCTTGCAACAAAAGGTAAAACTTTGGAAGGAAAGGTTTGTCTGGTTTCAGGAAGCGGAAATGTTGCTCAATATACTTGCGAAAAATTAATTGAACTTGGTGCAAAACCAGTTACTCTCTCTGATTCAAACGGATATATTTACGATGAGGAAGGTATTGACAGAGAAAAGTTAAAATTTGTTATGGAAATGAAAAATGTCAGAAGAGGAAGAATTAAAGAATACACTGATAAATATAAACATGCTGTTTATACTCCGACTGATCCAAATCTTGATTATAATCCGTTATGGAACCATAAGGCAGATTGTGCTTTCCCAAGTGCAACACAAAATGAAATTAATGGGAAGGATGCTCAGAATCTTGTTAAGAACGGAGTATTCTGTGTTAGTGAAGGTGCCAATATGCCTACTACGCCAGATGGAGTAAATATATTTCTCGATAATGGAATTCTTTACGGTCCCGGCAAAGCAGCTAACGCAGGTGGAGTTGCAGTTTCAGGATTGGAAATGGCTCAGAACAGTATGCGTTACAGCTGGACAAGAGAAGAAGTTGACAACAGATTAAAACTTATTATGAAAACGATTCATAGAACTTGTTATGATATTGCTGAAAGGTTCGGAACACCTGGCAATTATGTTAACGGTGCAAATATCGGTGGTTTCCTAAAAGTTGCAGATGCTATGATAGATCAGGGAGTTGTTTAA
- a CDS encoding response regulator, protein MSRDKIKILIADDHAIVREGLKQIVAEEVDMIVAGEAENGEQLLRLLEKENWHIVILDINMPDRNGLEILKDIKSRYPMLPVLILSMFSEEQYGIRAIRAGASGYLKKVSAPNELVKAIRKIVSGRKYITETLAEKLAENLGEPKPSLLHEKLSDREFEIMCSIAQGKTAEEIADELAISINTFYTYRNRILEKLSMKSNVEITQYAIRNKLIEI, encoded by the coding sequence ATGAGCAGAGATAAGATTAAAATTTTAATTGCAGATGATCATGCAATCGTAAGAGAAGGGCTTAAACAAATTGTAGCCGAAGAGGTTGATATGATTGTTGCCGGTGAAGCAGAAAACGGAGAACAGCTTCTCAGATTGCTTGAAAAGGAAAATTGGCACATTGTTATACTTGATATTAATATGCCCGATAGAAATGGTCTTGAAATTCTTAAAGACATTAAATCTCGCTATCCAATGTTGCCGGTTTTGATATTGAGTATGTTCAGCGAGGAACAATATGGCATAAGAGCAATAAGAGCCGGTGCATCAGGTTATCTTAAAAAAGTAAGCGCTCCGAATGAATTAGTTAAAGCTATAAGAAAAATTGTATCCGGAAGAAAATACATTACAGAAACACTGGCAGAAAAACTTGCGGAAAATCTCGGTGAACCAAAACCAAGTTTACTTCACGAAAAATTATCTGACCGAGAATTCGAAATTATGTGCAGCATTGCTCAGGGAAAAACTGCCGAAGAAATAGCTGATGAACTTGCTATTAGCATAAATACCTTTTATACATATAGAAACAGAATTCTGGAAAAACTTTCGATGAAATCGAATGTTGAAATCACACAATATGCAATCCGCAATAAATTAATTGAAATTTAA
- a CDS encoding PAS domain-containing sensor histidine kinase: protein MDEYLLKEDLQNIDLIFGQLWESSVDGMRLIDEEGKILLVNEAFCKMFGLTKEELIGKPFSIVYTKAEQEQALESFRKDIRNNKLKTLFERENTLWNNKKAWFEFSNSFLELPDGNKITLSIIKDITERKKSEINLRESEQKFKMLFNSAYDAVFVTQIQEGKTYGDFIEVNEIACKRLGYSKEEFLQLSPSAIVHPKSIDDYNRYSEILLREGHIIYEILHRAKDKKIIPVEINSHLFLYKEKLTILSIARDITERKIAEEKLKKNAKLLRELAAHLQSIREEERKTIAREIHDEFGQTLTVLKIKLTLLNKKIPEELLYLKNPLNEAIQMIDATVETVQKISSKLRPDILDELGLLPAIEWQVSEFEKISGIKCTVVLPAQEIPFDKERATAIFRILQEALTNIARHSAADKVQISLYTQSSKIVFEIKDNGKGITNEQIKDVKSLGIHGMEERVLIFGGSFSIEGYSGKGTTIKIEIPYGIS from the coding sequence ATGGATGAATATCTGTTAAAGGAAGATTTACAAAATATTGACCTGATTTTTGGTCAGCTTTGGGAATCTTCTGTTGATGGAATGCGGCTGATAGATGAAGAAGGTAAAATACTTCTCGTTAATGAAGCATTCTGTAAAATGTTCGGATTAACAAAAGAAGAACTTATTGGTAAACCCTTCTCAATAGTTTATACAAAAGCAGAACAAGAACAGGCGCTTGAATCGTTCCGTAAAGATATTCGAAACAATAAGCTTAAAACTCTCTTTGAACGCGAGAATACTTTATGGAACAATAAAAAAGCATGGTTCGAGTTTTCTAACTCATTTCTCGAATTACCTGATGGAAATAAAATTACACTTAGCATTATTAAGGATATTACCGAACGGAAAAAATCTGAAATCAATTTAAGAGAAAGCGAACAGAAATTTAAAATGCTTTTTAACTCAGCTTATGATGCAGTGTTTGTAACTCAGATTCAGGAAGGGAAAACCTATGGGGATTTTATTGAAGTAAATGAAATTGCCTGCAAACGACTTGGTTATTCTAAAGAAGAATTCCTTCAATTAAGTCCTTCCGCAATAGTTCATCCCAAAAGTATTGATGATTATAACAGATACTCAGAAATTCTTCTAAGAGAAGGTCATATTATTTATGAAATTCTGCACAGAGCAAAAGATAAAAAAATAATTCCCGTTGAAATAAATTCACACTTATTTCTGTATAAAGAAAAACTCACCATTCTCTCAATTGCACGCGACATTACTGAAAGAAAAATTGCTGAGGAAAAACTTAAAAAAAATGCTAAACTACTTCGGGAATTGGCGGCACACCTTCAGTCAATAAGAGAAGAAGAAAGAAAAACAATTGCACGTGAAATTCATGATGAATTTGGCCAAACACTTACTGTACTAAAAATCAAACTCACACTTCTGAATAAAAAAATTCCCGAAGAACTTTTATATCTCAAAAACCCTTTGAATGAAGCAATCCAAATGATTGATGCCACAGTTGAAACCGTTCAGAAAATTTCATCCAAATTAAGACCTGACATTCTTGATGAGCTTGGTTTATTGCCAGCAATTGAGTGGCAGGTTTCAGAATTTGAAAAAATTTCCGGTATCAAATGTACCGTTGTTTTACCAGCTCAAGAAATTCCGTTTGATAAAGAAAGAGCTACTGCTATATTCAGAATTTTACAGGAAGCTCTTACAAACATTGCACGACACTCCGCGGCAGATAAAGTTCAGATATCTTTATATACTCAATCTTCAAAAATAGTTTTTGAAATAAAAGATAATGGTAAAGGAATTACTAACGAGCAGATTAAAGATGTTAAATCACTTGGTATACACGGAATGGAAGAAAGAGTTTTGATCTTCGGTGGTTCATTTTCAATCGAAGGATATTCAGGAAAAGGGACAACAATTAAAATTGAAATACCATACGGAATTAGTTAA
- a CDS encoding PEP/pyruvate-binding domain-containing protein: protein MKPRSAKIKELSLENVFSARIKKFQKLMRYKIREILLVSSIYDNYLFEEDGRLYELIREEYQNLNLSQAPEITHVTTGEEALELLASTEYSFDLIITTLHIEDMHVVKFAQMVKQSGINLPIILLAYDNRERKDLVMNYDTSIFERIFIWSGDYHLLIGIIKYVEDRYNVENDTLNIGVQSIILVEDNVKFYSSYLPIIYTEIFKQSQRLLEEGVNLTHKFLRMRARPKILLCTNYEEAWNYYEKYQEYILGIILDINFRHHGIKDPEAGIKFAQNVKAQHDDIPILLQSSDISFKEKATQIGASFLHKNSPRLLHDLRDFMLDNFGFGDFVFQTPDGRKVGRASNLDELEEALEKIPEESLAYYAQRNHFSKWLKARTEFWLAHKLRPHKVSDFPSVNDLRRHLIASLKEYKELQRRGVTIDFSKENFDPKNSFARIGGGSLGGKARGLGFINTLITNYEISHKFEGVEISVPSAVVIGTEVFDQFLQMNNLESFAYQETDDLLITQKFIDAEKFPEEILYKLVDFLELVDTPLAVRSSSLLEDSQFQPFAGVYETYMIPNCNPDIKVRLDELLQSIKSVYASTFHKRAKDYLKATSYRLEEEKMAVIVQKLVGAKHGNRFYPDFAGVAKSYNFYPVPPQKSEDGIALVALGLGKTVVEGGNTVRFCPKYPRHLMQFFSTKETLKNAQQDFYALDLNGKLSHHPESIEDPLVKRYELSESEKDGTLFSVGSTYSTENESVYDGISRDGIRVVTFAPVLKHQIFPLPEILDLLLDLGAWGMGTPVEIEFAVNLNVPHGHPKEFAMLQMRPMVLSRELDELRIVDMDEKNLICQSKQVLGNGAINGIYDIVFVDIEKFDRVKSKEVALEVSKFNEQLLKEKRPYILIGVGRWGSFDPWLGIPVTWDQISGASVIVESGFKDFQVTPSQGSHFFQNLTSFRVGYFTVNSYDHSGFIDWEWLKAQPTVNEMIFTKHLRFDRQIAVRINGHENRGVIIKPGVDISDI, encoded by the coding sequence ATGAAACCAAGATCAGCAAAAATCAAAGAACTCAGTCTGGAAAATGTTTTCAGCGCACGCATCAAAAAATTTCAGAAGTTGATGCGTTATAAAATTCGTGAGATTCTTCTTGTCTCGAGCATCTATGATAATTACCTGTTCGAAGAAGATGGACGACTTTATGAGCTTATAAGAGAAGAATATCAGAATCTGAATCTTAGTCAGGCACCGGAAATAACTCATGTTACAACCGGCGAAGAAGCACTTGAGCTTTTGGCTTCGACTGAATATTCATTTGATTTGATTATAACAACACTTCATATTGAAGATATGCATGTAGTCAAGTTTGCTCAAATGGTAAAACAATCCGGAATAAATCTTCCCATTATTTTGCTTGCTTATGATAATCGTGAAAGAAAAGATCTTGTGATGAATTATGATACATCAATCTTTGAAAGAATTTTTATATGGAGCGGAGATTATCATTTACTTATCGGAATAATAAAATATGTTGAAGACCGTTATAATGTTGAAAATGATACCTTAAACATAGGTGTGCAATCAATAATTCTTGTTGAAGATAATGTAAAGTTCTATTCATCTTATCTCCCGATTATTTACACTGAAATTTTCAAACAGTCACAAAGGTTGCTAGAAGAAGGTGTAAACCTTACTCACAAATTTTTACGAATGCGGGCAAGACCGAAAATCCTTCTATGTACAAATTATGAAGAAGCCTGGAATTACTATGAAAAATATCAGGAATATATTCTTGGTATCATTCTCGATATTAATTTCAGACACCATGGAATAAAAGATCCTGAAGCCGGAATTAAATTTGCACAAAATGTTAAAGCCCAGCACGATGATATTCCAATTCTTCTTCAGTCAAGTGATATAAGCTTTAAAGAAAAGGCAACTCAGATTGGTGCATCTTTTCTTCATAAAAATTCGCCAAGATTACTTCACGATCTTAGAGATTTTATGCTTGATAATTTTGGCTTTGGTGATTTTGTTTTTCAAACACCTGACGGAAGAAAAGTTGGACGAGCTTCTAATCTGGATGAACTTGAAGAAGCTCTTGAGAAAATTCCGGAAGAGTCATTAGCATATTATGCCCAGCGAAATCATTTTTCCAAATGGCTTAAAGCAAGAACTGAATTCTGGCTTGCTCATAAGCTAAGACCGCACAAAGTAAGCGATTTCCCTTCGGTAAATGATTTGCGACGACATCTGATTGCATCGCTTAAAGAATACAAAGAGCTGCAAAGACGCGGTGTTACTATAGATTTCTCCAAAGAAAATTTCGATCCTAAAAATTCCTTTGCACGAATCGGAGGCGGCTCACTCGGAGGAAAAGCAAGAGGACTTGGTTTTATTAACACACTAATAACCAACTATGAAATTTCTCATAAGTTTGAAGGAGTTGAAATTTCAGTTCCATCTGCAGTTGTTATTGGCACTGAAGTTTTCGATCAGTTTCTTCAGATGAACAACCTCGAATCATTTGCGTATCAGGAAACTGATGATTTATTGATTACGCAGAAATTTATTGACGCAGAAAAATTTCCTGAGGAGATATTATATAAACTGGTAGATTTTCTTGAATTGGTAGATACACCTCTTGCTGTCAGGTCTTCAAGTTTGCTTGAAGATTCTCAGTTTCAACCATTTGCAGGCGTATATGAAACTTACATGATTCCGAACTGTAATCCTGATATCAAAGTACGACTTGATGAGTTACTTCAATCAATAAAATCTGTTTATGCCTCCACATTCCACAAAAGAGCAAAAGATTATCTTAAAGCAACTTCATACCGACTTGAAGAAGAAAAGATGGCTGTGATTGTTCAGAAACTTGTCGGTGCAAAACACGGAAACAGATTTTATCCAGACTTTGCAGGGGTAGCTAAGTCATATAATTTTTATCCCGTTCCACCTCAGAAATCTGAAGATGGGATTGCTCTTGTTGCATTGGGATTGGGTAAAACAGTTGTTGAAGGAGGAAACACTGTAAGATTCTGTCCAAAATATCCGCGTCATCTGATGCAGTTCTTCTCAACTAAAGAAACTTTGAAGAATGCTCAGCAGGATTTTTATGCACTAGATTTAAATGGAAAGCTTTCACATCATCCTGAAAGTATCGAAGATCCATTAGTCAAGCGTTATGAATTAAGTGAATCAGAAAAAGACGGAACACTGTTTAGTGTTGGTTCAACATATTCAACCGAAAATGAATCAGTTTATGATGGCATTTCAAGAGACGGAATTCGAGTTGTTACTTTTGCACCAGTGCTTAAGCATCAGATTTTCCCATTGCCCGAAATACTCGATTTACTACTTGACCTTGGCGCGTGGGGAATGGGAACTCCTGTCGAAATTGAATTTGCAGTTAATCTGAATGTACCACACGGACATCCAAAAGAATTTGCAATGCTTCAAATGAGACCAATGGTTTTAAGTCGTGAACTTGATGAGCTTCGGATCGTAGATATGGATGAAAAAAACCTTATCTGTCAGAGTAAACAGGTTTTAGGAAATGGTGCGATAAACGGAATATATGATATTGTGTTTGTTGACATCGAAAAATTCGACAGAGTTAAAAGCAAAGAAGTTGCACTTGAAGTCAGTAAATTCAATGAACAGCTTCTTAAAGAGAAAAGACCGTATATTTTAATCGGCGTTGGAAGATGGGGCTCTTTCGATCCCTGGCTGGGAATTCCTGTAACCTGGGATCAGATATCTGGTGCCTCTGTAATTGTTGAATCAGGATTCAAAGATTTTCAGGTAACACCTTCACAGGGATCTCATTTCTTCCAGAATTTGACTTCATTCAGAGTCGGATATTTTACAGTAAACTCATACGATCATTCAGGATTTATTGATTGGGAATGGTTGAAAGCGCAACCGACTGTTAACGAGATGATTTTCACAAAGCATTTGAGATTTGACAGACAAATTGCGGTAAGAATTAATGGTCACGAAAATCGTGGAGTAATAATAAAGCCGGGTGTGGATATTTCAGATATCTGA